The following is a genomic window from Verrucomicrobiota bacterium.
TCTTCTTCACACGGTTTGCGAGCGGCTCAATCCAAATCCGGTTCTTTCAACGTCTTCAAAACAGCGCCGCCATACTTGAGGCGTTCACGGACCGTTGGGGCGCCAAGGATTTCCGAAAGAGCTGTGCCGGCGGCGGCGCTGACGGTTTGATCCTCGCTTTCGAAAGCCTCTTCGATGGCCGCGATGACATGCCGCGAACCCGGCGCGATTTTCGCCAACGCACGAACTGCTGATGCCCGCGCAAAAGGTTCTCCGGTCCTGAGCATGTCCAACAGGTCTGGAACCGCTTCCGCGGCCGCCGGTCCAATGTTTCCCAGCGCGACAGTCACGGGATGCAGAACATAGCCGCCGAACACGCCGGGAGAGGCCGCCCGTTTCACGGATCGCGTTATCCAGGCGACGTAATCCGGGTCTCGCAACATTCTGCGCAACGCGGCAACGGCGGGCTTGCCTTCGGCTTTCAGATTTCCCAGCGCATAAATTGCCAATCGACGCACGGTATCGTCCTCACACTACAGCGACAGATAAAGTGTCGCTGTCGTGCTCATCCTTCGTCGGGGTGATCAGCGGGTAAACGGCCGCCTTCGCGTCAGGCCCAATCGAGCCAAGAACTGACGCGGCGTTTTGACGGGCGCGGACCCGCGAATCCCGGAGCATCTGGACCAGCGAAGGAACGGCGGGCCGGGCATTGGCGCCTAATGTTTTGAATCCAAAATGCGCGCGACGCTGCCGGTCCAGCGCCGACGGAAAACGTGTTCTCAGCCAGCGGAACCGCGGGTTTCTGTCGATGAACGCCGCGGACCTTTCTCTCCAGGAAGAGCCGTCAGTCTGAAGGTCTCTGAGCAGCCACGGAATTGCCTTGGGACCGATCTCGCGAATCGCGCGTTCGGCTTTTGAGGCGTCACCCCAGACGCCTTCGTTCAGCCATTGAGTCAGGCGCTTCCTTCCGAAAGCTGGCTCGCGAGGCTGCAGCGCAAGTCCCAGGATCCCGAAGATCAAGATCGCGGCGACGGCAACAATTATGGCCCGGTGTCGTTTCGTCAAACGCATGGCTTGGACCACTCATGCACACTAATTCAGAAGCGGCTGGAAGCAACAGTTTGTGCGAACCTCGACATGAACTGGCTCATGGGACGGCCTGGTTCCCCGCCGTTCATTCTAAACCTTCTGCTGTCGTCTGCCATCTTCCCCCTCAGCCTGGCCTTCTCCCTCAGGGAGAGGGAACACCGTTGGCCGCGCGGGAGCCAATCTGGCCGCGTCGGACCGCGGACGAACAGTGACGGATTCTCCCTCTCCACGAACCTGATTCAGCCACTGGTTACATGGATCACACGGATTTCACGGCTTTCGCATCCGCGAAAGCCGTGAAATCCGTGGTCAAGAAATCGGTTCAGACTGGCGGAGGCCGGTGTCACCGTATCTCACCGCGCCAGGTAATATTTCTCCGTGTACTCCTGGACCATTCGCCAGGTATCGTACTTCGGGACCAGCGTCGCCATCGCGCGCCGGATTTTCGCGATCCACTGGTGAGGAATTCCCATGGCATCGCGATTGTAGAAAGTGGGAATAACTTCCTCGGTGAGGACGCGGTAGAGATTCTCACTGTCGCGCCGGTCCTGTTCCTCCACGTTGTCCGGGTGGGAATCGTCGCCGATGACAAAGCCGTTCGTGCCGTCGTAGCCTTCGCGCCACCAGCCGTCGAGGATGCTCAGGTTGAGGCAACCGTGGCAGGCGGTTTTCTGGCCGCTCGTGCCGGAGGCTTCCAGCGGCCGGCGCGGATTGTTCAGCCAGACGTCGCAGCCCGACACCATCTGCCGCGCCACGTGAACGTCGTAGTTCTCGACGAAAATCAAATGATCCTTCAGTTCGGTGTATTTGCTCAGATGCAGGATGTGCTGGATGTACCGTTTGCCTTCGTCGTCCTTCGGATGGGCTTTGCCGGCAAAGATGAACTGGATGGGCCGGTGTTTGTCCGAGACGAGCTTCACGATGTTGTCGAACTGCTGGAAAATCAGCGGCGCGCGTTTGTAAGTGGCAAAGCGTCGGGCGAACCCGATCGTCAGCGCGTCGGGGTTCAGCAGTTGATCGAACGCAATGAAGTCGCTTTGGGTCAGGCGCTGGCCCTGAATCAACAAACGCCGCCGGGTGAATTCAATCAACTCGCGGCGGAGTTTGTAGCGCAAGGCCCAGATTTCCTCGTCGGAAATAAACTCCGGGTCTTCGACGCGCGCCCAGAACTCAGGCGTGTTGATGTTTTGTTCCCAGTCGGGTCCCAGTTTGCGTCTCCAAAAACGCCGCGCCGGTCCCTTCATCCAGCCGAGCAAATGAACGCCGTTGGTGATATGGCCAATGGGCACTTCGTCGGCGGTCTTCTTCGGAAAAAGCGGTTGCCACATGTGGCGGCTGACTTGCCCGTGCAGTTCGCTGACGCCATTGGCCGCGCGCGACAGTTTGAGCGCGAGCACGGTCATGCAGAAGAGTTCGGTTTCGCTCCCGGCTTCCACCTGTCCGAGTTTCATCAACTCCTTCAAGGAAAGTTTGAGCTGGTGCTGCAGCTTGAACAATGCATAGCTGATCAGATCGCTGCTGAACCGGTCGTGGCCGGCTTCGACGGGCGTGTGCGTCGTAAAAATGCATTGCGCCCGCGTGGCGGACATCGCCGCCGAAAGAGTTTTTCCTTCAGCGAGCTTTTCCCGGATCAATTCCAGCGTCAGGAAAGCGGCGTGGCCTTCGTTCATGTGAAAGACCGACGGCTCGATGCCCAGGTGCCGGAGCAAGCGGACGCCGCCCACGCCCAGGAGAATTTCCTGCATGATCCGCGTGGTGCTGTCGCCGCCATAAACGCGCACCGTCAGGTCCCGGTAGCGTTGCTCGTTTTCCGGAAGGTTGGTGTCGAGCAGATACACCGCGCAACGCCCGACATTCACGCGCCAGGCTTTGAAATAGACTTGCGCCATCGCGATTTCGACCGTGCAGACGACCGGCTCGCCTTTGGCGTTGAGCACCGGTTCAAGCGGCAGGTCTTTCGGGTGCAAAAGCGGATAAACCTCAATCTGCCAGTTTTCGTGGTTGAAGGTTTGTTGGAAGTAACCTTCGCGATAAAACAGGCTGATGCCGACGAACCCGATGTCCAGGTCGCTCGCGGACTTGGCGTGATCACCCGCGAGGATGCCCAGGCCGCCGGCGGCGATGGGCAGCGTTTCGTGAAAACCGAATTCGGCGCTGAAGTAAGCCACCGGATAGGTGTGAAGCGCAGGAGCGTGAGCCCGTCCCCAGGTGTTCTTGTCGGCCAGATACGCCTCGAATTTTCGGAGCGCTTCACGGACGTGTTGAGCGAATTCCTGGTCCTGGAGCCGCACGCGCAACTCATAATCGGAAACTTCCCGCAGCACGGCTACGGCGTTGTGGTAGAGGTTTTGCCAGCCGCGCGGCGAGAGTTCGTGGAACACCTCCTGAGCTTCCTGACTCCAGGTCCACCAGAGGTTGCGAGCCATCCGGTTGATCCCGACAATGAGGTCGGTCAATTCCGATGAAGACAGGGCGGTTTTGGTCATAGAAAGTAAACGAAGTTACGCGAGTGTTTCAGTCGCGGTGCGCAACGTAGCCAGAAGCGGAAAGCAGAGCAAACCAATTCCCGGTTTCAACGCGCCTGGGCTTGTTGGCAAAGTAGCGCAGATTTTCAATCTGCCGTATCGCCGAATTGCATTCGGCAGCGGGGGCGGGAAATCCAAGCGCGCTCAACTCGCCGAGGCCATGCGGATTTCAAATCCGCGATACAGCAGAATTCGATTCTGCGCTACTTTGTCAATGGCGCCGCCCCTGCGCCGCCGTGAATTCTTCCGCGCGGCGCTTGGCTTCGGCGACTTCATTTGGCGCCATGACTTGCGCGAAGAGGTAAAGGACGTTCACGGCCTGCGCATAGCGCTGCGACGCGGCCAGGCTGAACCATTTGTACGCTTCAATGTAATCGATAGGCACGCCGAGTCCTTTCGCGTGAAGCACTCCGAGATTGAATTGCGCCTGAGCCGATCCGCTCTGCGCCCCCAGCATGTTCCAGCGGTGCGCCTCGGCGTAATCTTGCGGCACGCCTCGGCCGTGCGCATAAAGGCAACCGAGGTTGCTCTGCGCCGCGACAATTCCGCGCTCGGCGGCCTGGCGGTACCAGGCGGCGGCTTCGGCGTCGCTGGGGCGCACGCCGAGGCCGTTCTCATACATCAATCCGAGATTGTACTGCGCGCGAGCGTGTCCCTGGACCGCCGCTTTGTGATACCATTTGACGGCTTCGACAAAATCCTGGGGCACGCCGCGGCCGGCGTCGAACAACACGCCGAGATTGGACTGCGCTTCCGGATCGCCCTGTTCCGCCGCCAGTCGATACCACCGGGCGGCTTCCGCCGGATCTTCGGTTACACCGAGTCCATTGTCGAACATGACACCCAGGTTGTATTGAGCGGAGACGTTCCCTTGCTCCGCTCGCGCTTTGGTGCCTTCAAAATCCAGAGCCAGCATAAAGAATCGACTTCATTGGTATGGCTGAGAGGCAATCACGGCGCGGAAAGTAATCGATCCGTTAAGGCAGCGCAATCTCCGGCAATTTTAACCTCGCGCCGCTGCGCAAAGAAAAGTATCCGTGTAGCCATCCTGAGTTCTGAGCGCATGGACATCGAGCAAAACAAGGCCGTGGTCAGAGGCTTCGTTGAAGCGATCATCAGCATTTATCGAGTCGCAGACGGGCGAATTGCCGAGGCGTGGGTGGAGTGGGATTGCTTGAACGGGCTAGTTCAGCTAGGACACATCAGCCTGCCGTTGGCACGACTCGATACAACACCATGAGCGCGCTGCGCAAAATCAACACGAAGGATATCCCCGAAATCTCGTGGTCGTCGCCCAAAGGAAAATTCGGCGGCGCCGGGAAGGAGATCTCCGAAGCGCTGGGGCGCAAGCCGAACTCGACCGACCTCCGAGAGCGGCATCCGTTCGACGTGGAGATTTGCCGCATCCCATCAGGCAAAAGCGCTTACCCATATCATTCCCACAGCGCCCAGTGGGAATTCTATCACGTGATCTCCGGCCGAGGGATCGTCCGGCACGAGCACGGAACAACTCCGATCGAACCGGGCGACGCGTTCGTTTTCGGGCCGGGGCAACCTCATCAGATCACGAATCCCAACTCGGATTCGGGCGAGGACCTCGTGCTCTACGTGGTCGCGGACAATCCGATCGGCGAGTCCTGCTATTATCCGGACAGCGGGAAATGGCTGGTTCGTTCGCCGGAGCGAAAACTGATTCGCTCGGACGGTCTGGATTACTACCAGGGAGAGGAATGAAACTCGTGAGCAGCGTTGCCCATGAACCGAAAACTGCGCGGACCGCAGCCTTCAGGCTGCTTCCAGCTCCGCGAGGTAGGGCGAGTCCGTCTCGGCGAGCCGTTCGACGATCTCGGAACACGTCCAGTCTGGCTCGCTGGGCACAGGCTCGCCCTACCGTAAGGTTTAAGGGAAGCCGCCCTGGCCACGGCGCCATGCACACGGCCCATGAACCACGCCCTGCACGTAGTTCCGGCTTTAGCCTAATGCCATTCGGTAATTCTTCATGAGCGGGTTGAGAGGACGGAGACTTCCAAGGGACCTTCCGTGCTTTTTTGATTTCGTTTTCGCGGCCAGGGCTGGATCGGTTGGCGCATCGCTCGAGGACACGAGCGATCTCGTTTCTTGGCCATGACGCGGCGGGCCGCCAAGCGATAGAACCGATCACACAATTGTTGCTTCTGCTCTTCGGTCA
Proteins encoded in this region:
- the glgP gene encoding alpha-glucan family phosphorylase — encoded protein: MTKTALSSSELTDLIVGINRMARNLWWTWSQEAQEVFHELSPRGWQNLYHNAVAVLREVSDYELRVRLQDQEFAQHVREALRKFEAYLADKNTWGRAHAPALHTYPVAYFSAEFGFHETLPIAAGGLGILAGDHAKSASDLDIGFVGISLFYREGYFQQTFNHENWQIEVYPLLHPKDLPLEPVLNAKGEPVVCTVEIAMAQVYFKAWRVNVGRCAVYLLDTNLPENEQRYRDLTVRVYGGDSTTRIMQEILLGVGGVRLLRHLGIEPSVFHMNEGHAAFLTLELIREKLAEGKTLSAAMSATRAQCIFTTHTPVEAGHDRFSSDLISYALFKLQHQLKLSLKELMKLGQVEAGSETELFCMTVLALKLSRAANGVSELHGQVSRHMWQPLFPKKTADEVPIGHITNGVHLLGWMKGPARRFWRRKLGPDWEQNINTPEFWARVEDPEFISDEEIWALRYKLRRELIEFTRRRLLIQGQRLTQSDFIAFDQLLNPDALTIGFARRFATYKRAPLIFQQFDNIVKLVSDKHRPIQFIFAGKAHPKDDEGKRYIQHILHLSKYTELKDHLIFVENYDVHVARQMVSGCDVWLNNPRRPLEASGTSGQKTACHGCLNLSILDGWWREGYDGTNGFVIGDDSHPDNVEEQDRRDSENLYRVLTEEVIPTFYNRDAMGIPHQWIAKIRRAMATLVPKYDTWRMVQEYTEKYYLAR
- a CDS encoding sel1 repeat family protein, whose product is MLALDFEGTKARAEQGNVSAQYNLGVMFDNGLGVTEDPAEAARWYRLAAEQGDPEAQSNLGVLFDAGRGVPQDFVEAVKWYHKAAVQGHARAQYNLGLMYENGLGVRPSDAEAAAWYRQAAERGIVAAQSNLGCLYAHGRGVPQDYAEAHRWNMLGAQSGSAQAQFNLGVLHAKGLGVPIDYIEAYKWFSLAASQRYAQAVNVLYLFAQVMAPNEVAEAKRRAEEFTAAQGRRH
- a CDS encoding cupin domain-containing protein, which codes for MRKINTKDIPEISWSSPKGKFGGAGKEISEALGRKPNSTDLRERHPFDVEICRIPSGKSAYPYHSHSAQWEFYHVISGRGIVRHEHGTTPIEPGDAFVFGPGQPHQITNPNSDSGEDLVLYVVADNPIGESCYYPDSGKWLVRSPERKLIRSDGLDYYQGEE